ACTCCGTCTGGCTCGTGGCATCCACCGTGGTGGTGAAGGTGCCATCCCCGTTGTCCACGTGGCGCAGGTGCGTGTCCTGGGGGTTCTCCGGTGGGTTTTCGGGAGGCGGCTCGCCCGGCTCGGGCTGGAGGTCCGGGCCGCACGCCACGACCCAGCCCGTGAGGAGCAGGGCGGAGGCCGCGCGGCGGAGGAGGGGAAAACGGGAGGCGAAGGCGGTCATGCGGAGAACCTCGGGGGAAAGCGCGTCAGAGCTGGGCCGAGAGGCCGGCCTGGAGCACGCGGGGGGGGATGGGCAGGTCCGTGGGGTTGCCCGCATCCAGCAGGTTGGAGCCCGCGATGAACAGGCGCAGGCCCGCGGGCAGCCGCCGGGAAATCCGGGCATCCAGCGTGACGTAGGACTTGGAGCGGTAGGGGTCGGCCACCCCGTCGCCATCGGTGTCCGGGTAGAAGGGCCGCGAGCCCACGAGCGCGCCGCGCACCCACGTCTCCAGCCCCCAGGGCCGGAAGCGCCACGTCACCTGGCCGGTGAGCCGGTGGCGCGCCTGGCCCTCCAGCGGCTCATCCGTCTCGCGGTTGCGCCCGTCGGTGAGCGTGTAGCCCAGCTCCAGCTGCACGCTGCCGGGCAGCTTCTGGCGCACGCCCACCTCGCCCCCGCGCACGCTCGCGCGGTCCAGGTTGGCGTAGACGAAGCGCATGCCCTCCGGGTCCTGCTGGAGGCTGTAGGAGATCATGTCCCGCAGCGAGTGCTGGAAGAGGTTCACCCACAGCAGTGAGGCGCTGGCGGGCCGGACCTCCGCGGACACGTTCACGCTGCGCGAGCGCTCCGGCTTCAGGTCCGGGTTGCCGCGCACGGTGTAGCCCACGGCCGGGTTCTCGAAGTCGAGCAGCAGCTCCTGGAAGCTGGGCGCGCGCAGCCCCCAGCCGTAGCTGGCCCGGAGCGTGAGCTGGGACAGCGGGTCCACCCGGAGCGCCAGCCGCGGCGTCACGGCCGTGCCGAACTGGGAGTCGGCATCCAGGCGCACGCCGGGCACGAGCGCCAGGTTCGGCGGGGCCACCACCGTCCAGGTGTCCTGGGCATAGAAGGAGAGGCGGCCCCGCTCGCCGCTCGCGTCCTCCAGCCGGTCCGAGGTGAGGTGCTCGCCGAGCAGCTCCACCCCGGCCACGAGCGCGTGCCGCTCCCCCAGGCGCGCGTCGAGCTGGCCGCCGAGCCGGGCGAGCTGGTCGCGCGTGTCCTCCACCGTGTCGAGCGCGGAGGCCTGGCGCTGGTCGTTCACGTAGCGCCGCTTGAAGCCCGTGTAGTGCCCATCCGTGCGCAGCGTCACCGCGTCGCCCAGGCGCCACGCGGGCGACAGCCGCACGGTCAGCTCGTCGTCCCGGCTGGCGCGGTCGAAGATGGCCCCGGTGGCCCCCAGGTCCACGCCCCGCTGGACGCGCCGCTCGTAGGACACGGTGCTCGACAGCTCCAGCGGCCCCTCGCGCTTCAGGTCCCCGCGCGCGGACACGTTGAAGCCCGAGAGGCTGCTGCCCGTGGTGCTGAGGTCCAGGGGCTCCAGGTCGTAGGCATCCCGGCGCTGGAGGCCGCCGCTCACCCGCAGGCCCCAGTCCTCGCGCCGGGCCTCGGCGGTGGCATCCAGGTCGATCCACTGGAGGCTTCCATAGGAGAGGCGCAGGTCTGCCCCGAGCGGCTTCCGGGCCTTCCGGGTGATGAAGTTCACCACGCCGGCCACCGCGTCGCTGCCATAGAGCACCGAGGAGGGGCCCTTGACGATCTCCACCTGCTCGATGTCCTCCATGGACAGCCGCGACAGGTCGATGGCCCCGTTCACCCGGCCGGTGACGCGTTCCCCGTCCACGAGCACCAGGGCGTGCTCGGAGCCGAGCCCCTGCACGCGCAGGTTCGCGCCCGCGAACGTGGAGGCCACCTCCAGGCCCGGGTGGGCGGCCAGCAGCTCCGCGGCATCCCGCGCCCCGCTGGCGACGATCTCCGCCCGGGTAATCACCTCGGTGGCCACGGGGGTGTTCTCCAGCCGCTCCGGGCTGCGGGCGGCCGTCACCACCGTCCGGGCCACGGGCACGTCCTCGGGGGCCGCGGTTTCCTCGGAGGGCGGCACGGGCTCCACGGCCGCGGGCGCCTGGGGGGGCTCCTGGCTCCAGGCCAGCCCCGGCAGGGCGCACAGCACGATGAGGAAGCTCCACCACCCGGACATGCCCCGTCCTCCGCCACTGGGCCGGTGGGCCCTCCAGCGGACGGAAGGGCGCGCTACTCCCGGCTGCGAATGGCGCGGACGGTATTGATATTCATTATCAAAGTCAAATCTTGGGTTGCCGGGTCCCGGCCGAGGGCCCTCCGGGGGGGCGTGGGGCTAGAGATCGTAAACGAGCGCGGCCTGGAGGATGGGCGTCTGCCGGACGTAGCCGTTCAGGCGGTTGAGGACGGGCACGCGCACCCCGGCTTGAATCACCATGTCCGTGGTGGGGCTGAAGAGGACATCCGGCGAGAGGAAGCCAATGAAGCCGCTGCCCTCGGTCTCGGCCACGCCGAGGGTGTCGCTCTTGCCCTCCAGGCGCGTGTCCGCCGCCAGGCGCAGGGCCCACCGGGCCTTGGGTTGGTACTGGGCGGCGAGCGTGCCGCGCAGCGAGGCGCCGCCCCGGAAGTCCTCACGGCCCCGGGTGGGCAGGTAGCCCGTGGCGCTCACCAGGAAGGACCACGCGTCCTGGAAGCCGGTGTAGGCCACCCCGGCGAAGGGGTCCACGGAGCCGCTGCCGAGCTGGGCATCCAGCGAGAGCGGGCGGCCCTGCGTATCCTTTAATGTGCGGGCGGTGGGCAGCTCCGCGCCGGCCAGCAGGCTGAAGAGGTGGTTGGGGGCGAAGTTCCGGTCCCGGAAGAAGGTGGCCCGGGCGCTGACCTCCACATCGCCGATGCCCCAGCCCCGCTCGCGCGCCAGGCTGACCTCGCGCACCGTGCGCGTCTGCAGCGGCACCGTCACCGCCAGGGTCAGCCACGGCAGGGGCACGTAGGCCGCGGACACGTCCATGCGCAGCTCCCGCAGGGAGACGGCGCTGTCCTGGCTGGCCCCGGAGGTGAGCCCCCAGGCGCGCATGGTGCTGGCCAGCCGCAGGCGCCCGGCGAAGGGCTGCTCGGTGCCCATGGAGGTGAGGGTGGGGTCTCCACAGGCGCAGGTGGCGCACGCGGACGCCTTCCCCGGCGTCAGGAGGAGCAGGGCTGCGGCAAGGGCGAGACAGGGCTTCCACATGGCGGGAGGCACTGTAACGGGCCGCCCTCGGCGGCCCCTGCGGCGTGTTGTCGCGGTGTCCTCTTCCGGGCAGCCCTCCGGGGCAGGGCCGTGACGTCAGGCGGACAGTTGGGGCAGGTGCCAGAGGAAGGCGTCCGACAGCGAGCGCACCCCGATGTGGCCGCACACCTCGGGGATGGTGCCCTGGTCCAGCACCCGGCCGCGGTGCAGCAGCACCACCCGGTCGCACAGGGACTCGGCGTCCCCCAGCGCGCTCGAGGACAGCAGCACGGACAGGCCCGCCTCCCGCGCCGCGCGGATGGTGATGTGCAGGAAGCGCGAGCTGAGCATGTCCAGCGAGTGCGTGGGCTCGTCCAGGATGAGCACCGCCGGGTCCTTCATGAAGGCGCAGGCCAGGTTGGTGCGCTGCCGCTGCTCGGCCGTGAGCGTGGCGCACGGCAGCGCCGCGAAGCGCTCCATCTCGAAGGTGTTGATGAGGTCCTCCAGGCGCCGCTCCATCACCTCCTGGCTCAGGCCCTGCAGCTGGGCCTGCTGGATGAGCAGCTCCCGAGGCGTGGGGTGGGGCGGCAGCGGCTGGTCCCCGGACACGAAGCCCACCCGGCTCTTGATGCGGAAGGGCTGCGTCGCGGTGCTCACGCCCGCCACGTTGGCCTCCCCCGACGAGGGGGCCAGCAGTCCCGCCAGCATGCGCAGGAGCGTGGTCTTCCCGGCCCCATGGGGGCCCACCACACCCACCACCTCGCCCGGGCGCACGTGGATGCTCACGCCCTGCACCGCGGTGGTCGTCGGATAGCTCTTGGACAGATCCTTGGCCTCGATCATGACGCATGACCCCCTGCTGCGGTGAACACACCACGGGACACAGTCCCGCGCTGGCCCTCGCACCGCACGGGCCAGAGAGAACGGTTGGGAGCGCCGGTCCATGGGACCAGCAAGGCGCGGGGAAGGGCGGCTCACCTGCTGCGAGCGCCCTGTCCGCGAATGGCCGAGAAGTCGCTGATCTCGAGACGCCCGAGCAATCCTGCTCTCGTCCCAGTGAGATCCGCTTGTGAGACCCATGAACAGGGTAATGCCGTCTTTTTTTTGCGTCAACGATCGGCTGGCGCGGATCCAACCTTCCTATTAGGGAGGAATTGTCGAGGCTGACGAAACAATGTGAGCTGTTTCACGCCAGCGCTCCCATTCAGGGGGGGCCCCTACTCTCCCAGCTCGATCTTCTCGTCGATGTCCTGCTCGGTGAGCTTCGGGTTGGGCAGCGTGGAGAGCGTGGCCATGAGCAGCTTGTAGGAGGGCACCACGTAGGGCTCCACGGTGGGCCCCAGCTGCGAGACGTACTGGTCGGTGCGCTCGCGGAACTTGTCGTCGCGGGAGCTCCAGCTGCCGCCGGCCTCGGCGCTCCAGACATCCTCCCCATCCCCGCAGCGCACGAGCCGCGCCTGGACCGCGGCCTCCGCCCCGTCCTTCGTGCGCTTCACCTGCGGGTGCAGCCAGAGCACGCCCTCGATGCCCTCGACGCACAGGGCCTGCACGCCCGCGTCGTCCAGCGGGTCCGGCGTGGCGACGTTCTCCTTCACCAGGAAGTCGCGGTTCTGGTTGACGTACTGGCGGGCGATGAGGCTCCACAGCTCGCCCACCGCCTGCTGGCCATCCGGCAGCGGCTGCGTCACCACCACCAGCCGCTTCACGCGCTGCTGATCCACCTGCGCGTAGTCGGGGCGGATGGTGCTCTTCTTCACCGCCGAGCAGCCCGTGAGCAGGGCCAGGCCCAGCGTGAGCGCGATGTGCTTCGTCGTCATGTTCTCCCTCTCCCGGCCCCACCGCGCACGGTGGGGCCTCCGTTCACAACTCACCCGTGTCCCGGCCGGGGCTCAGGCCGCCCGGTTCTCGCCGCTGGACGCACCCGGCGGCAGGGCATCCCCGGGGGACTGGCCTCCGCCCTTGCGCACGCGCCGGTCGTGCAGGAGCTGCATCACCGCGGCGAGCACCGTGAAGGACACCACCAGCGTGGTGATGAGGCCGATGCACGCCACCAGGCCCATGGAGCGCAGGCCGTTGTGGCTCGCCGCCAGCAGGGCGCCGAAGCCCGCCACCGCCGTCAGCGTGGAGGAGGCCACCGCGGCCCCCACGCTGCGCAGCGCCACCACCGGGGATGTTCCTTCCAGGAAGCGGTGGAGCAGGTACAGGCCGTGGCTCACCCCGAAGCCCAGGAGGATGGGCAGGATGATGACGTTCATGAAGTTCAGCCGCAGGTCGAACAGCGACATGAACCCCAGCATCATCGCCAGGCCCACCGTGAGCGGGATGACCGAGGCGAGCGCCAGGGGCACGCTGCGGAAGTCGGCGAAGTGCATGACGAGGATCCACAGCGTGGCCAGGAGCACCGTGAGCCGCCCGTCCGCCAGCACGATGCGCGCCAGGCGCGAGTAGAGCTGCGCCGAGCCCGAGGCGCGGAACGTCTTGCCCGAGGCGGTGTGGATGACGCTCGTCTCGTCGGCGAACTGGAGCATGAGCTTGCCGTCCCACAGGTCCACGCCCGGGTAGATGAACGTCAGGTAGCCGTGGTTCTCCGGCTTCGTGGAGGGCAGGTGGCGGAACTGCTTGGCGTAGAGCTCCGGCACGCCGTTCACGTCGAAGGGCCGCGCCGACAGCATCTTCATGAAGATGCCGGCCTTCTCCTGCATCTCGGGCGGCAGCGACTCCACGTCGATCTCCTTCAGCTCCTCCTGCCACTCCTCGAGAATCTTCGTGTTGGCGGCGGCGATGTCCGGCGGCGGGACGAAGGTGTAGACGCTCACCACCTGGTCGATCGTCGGGTACTTCTGACGGTTCTGCGTCAGCTCGTCGTAGACCTCCTTCGCCTCCTCGCGCGTCTTCGTGTAGACGGCGATGGGGTCGCTGGAGATCTGGAACCGCTCGTTGATCTCATCCTGCAGGCGCACGGAGGGCTGCCCCGCGGGCATGAGCGCGCGCGTGTTGTAGTTGAAGCGCACGCCGTACTGCAGGCGCTCGAAGAAGCCCAGCTCCTTGCCCTGGGGCGGCTCCGCCGGGTTCCAGGGCACGGCGGCGGCGCACACCAGCGCGACGATGACGGTGCTGATGCCCAGCATCAGCCCGGGGCGCGGCAGGCGGAGCTCCTTGCCCGTGGCGCTGCTGGTGGCCGGGGGCTTCATGGTGCCGATGAGCTTCTCGGGCAGGGCGGGGTTGAGCCGGCCCGCGAGCGACAGCAGCGCCGGGCTCCAGGCGAACAGGGTGAAGCCCAGGATGAGCGTGCCGCAGCCCGCGAGGAAGCCGAACTGGCTGAAGCCCCGGAACTCGCTCACCATCAGCACGAAGAAGGAGCCGGAGGTCACCACCGCGGAGACCAGCGCGGGCCGGCCCGCGTTGATGATGGCATCCCGGATGGCCACGTCGTACGGCTTGCCCGCGCCCAGCTCCAGCCGCGTGCGGAACACGAAGTGGATGCCGTAGTCGATGCCGAACCCCATCAGGATGCCACCCAGGATGCTGGTGATCATGTTGAG
Above is a genomic segment from Stigmatella erecta containing:
- a CDS encoding transporter gives rise to the protein MWKPCLALAAALLLLTPGKASACATCACGDPTLTSMGTEQPFAGRLRLASTMRAWGLTSGASQDSAVSLRELRMDVSAAYVPLPWLTLAVTVPLQTRTVREVSLARERGWGIGDVEVSARATFFRDRNFAPNHLFSLLAGAELPTARTLKDTQGRPLSLDAQLGSGSVDPFAGVAYTGFQDAWSFLVSATGYLPTRGREDFRGGASLRGTLAAQYQPKARWALRLAADTRLEGKSDTLGVAETEGSGFIGFLSPDVLFSPTTDMVIQAGVRVPVLNRLNGYVRQTPILQAALVYDL
- a CDS encoding TonB-dependent receptor plug domain-containing protein; the encoded protein is MSGWWSFLIVLCALPGLAWSQEPPQAPAAVEPVPPSEETAAPEDVPVARTVVTAARSPERLENTPVATEVITRAEIVASGARDAAELLAAHPGLEVASTFAGANLRVQGLGSEHALVLVDGERVTGRVNGAIDLSRLSMEDIEQVEIVKGPSSVLYGSDAVAGVVNFITRKARKPLGADLRLSYGSLQWIDLDATAEARREDWGLRVSGGLQRRDAYDLEPLDLSTTGSSLSGFNVSARGDLKREGPLELSSTVSYERRVQRGVDLGATGAIFDRASRDDELTVRLSPAWRLGDAVTLRTDGHYTGFKRRYVNDQRQASALDTVEDTRDQLARLGGQLDARLGERHALVAGVELLGEHLTSDRLEDASGERGRLSFYAQDTWTVVAPPNLALVPGVRLDADSQFGTAVTPRLALRVDPLSQLTLRASYGWGLRAPSFQELLLDFENPAVGYTVRGNPDLKPERSRSVNVSAEVRPASASLLWVNLFQHSLRDMISYSLQQDPEGMRFVYANLDRASVRGGEVGVRQKLPGSVQLELGYTLTDGRNRETDEPLEGQARHRLTGQVTWRFRPWGLETWVRGALVGSRPFYPDTDGDGVADPYRSKSYVTLDARISRRLPAGLRLFIAGSNLLDAGNPTDLPIPPRVLQAGLSAQL
- a CDS encoding ATP-binding cassette domain-containing protein, whose product is MIEAKDLSKSYPTTTAVQGVSIHVRPGEVVGVVGPHGAGKTTLLRMLAGLLAPSSGEANVAGVSTATQPFRIKSRVGFVSGDQPLPPHPTPRELLIQQAQLQGLSQEVMERRLEDLINTFEMERFAALPCATLTAEQRQRTNLACAFMKDPAVLILDEPTHSLDMLSSRFLHITIRAAREAGLSVLLSSSALGDAESLCDRVVLLHRGRVLDQGTIPEVCGHIGVRSLSDAFLWHLPQLSA
- a CDS encoding MXAN_6521/LA_1396 family lipoprotein; this encodes MTTKHIALTLGLALLTGCSAVKKSTIRPDYAQVDQQRVKRLVVVTQPLPDGQQAVGELWSLIARQYVNQNRDFLVKENVATPDPLDDAGVQALCVEGIEGVLWLHPQVKRTKDGAEAAVQARLVRCGDGEDVWSAEAGGSWSSRDDKFRERTDQYVSQLGPTVEPYVVPSYKLLMATLSTLPNPKLTEQDIDEKIELGE
- a CDS encoding efflux RND transporter permease subunit, with translation MSASPHPPNRFALAYAGLMVRRPGTVLLVILALLAASVWGTLKLTINSNQLDLISQELDEVKDVKRIIDMVGGSGHFMLALRSSDEATLKRVSDDLAAMMAADKEHVRSVSHKLPVEFAQQNMVLFVKTEDLAEGKKRIMAYMKDQLRRNNPFFIELKKTEPVKLELQDLVDKYSSVGKRSIRDDYNISPDRKMIMMLVKPMWDTNEIGRTKDYVDKLNRDLAQYSASNTAGVKLVEDYDLMGDAKTVAYGYTGSYKTSLDDSYAIDESLTPVAFIAFVSILLITIVFFRKWAPTLIVVSGMVIGTLITLGFTYATVGELNMITSILGGILMGFGIDYGIHFVFRTRLELGAGKPYDVAIRDAIINAGRPALVSAVVTSGSFFVLMVSEFRGFSQFGFLAGCGTLILGFTLFAWSPALLSLAGRLNPALPEKLIGTMKPPATSSATGKELRLPRPGLMLGISTVIVALVCAAAVPWNPAEPPQGKELGFFERLQYGVRFNYNTRALMPAGQPSVRLQDEINERFQISSDPIAVYTKTREEAKEVYDELTQNRQKYPTIDQVVSVYTFVPPPDIAAANTKILEEWQEELKEIDVESLPPEMQEKAGIFMKMLSARPFDVNGVPELYAKQFRHLPSTKPENHGYLTFIYPGVDLWDGKLMLQFADETSVIHTASGKTFRASGSAQLYSRLARIVLADGRLTVLLATLWILVMHFADFRSVPLALASVIPLTVGLAMMLGFMSLFDLRLNFMNVIILPILLGFGVSHGLYLLHRFLEGTSPVVALRSVGAAVASSTLTAVAGFGALLAASHNGLRSMGLVACIGLITTLVVSFTVLAAVMQLLHDRRVRKGGGQSPGDALPPGASSGENRAA